In a genomic window of Blastopirellula marina:
- the araD gene encoding L-arabinonate dehydratase: MTSDPSQNSELPSSRWFDPDSLRGFGHRSRLKGMGYDDEDFRGKPVVAILNTWSDLNTCHSHFPERVKEVKRGIWQMGGFPVEIPVMSLGEMMMKPTTMLYRNLLAMETEEVLRCHPIDAAVLMGGCDKTVPAMIMGAISANRPAIFLPAGPMLKARWKDQTLGSGSDAWKYWDERRAGNLCDESWGEIENCIARSAGTCMTMGTASTMAAIAESMGMTLPGASSVPAVIAEHSRLAVATGRRAVEMAKENLRPSDILNGASFDNAIVTSMAIGGSTNAIVHIIAMARRAGIPLTLERFDELSRTTPVLANVRPAGKFLMEDFFDAGGLRALLSELGSHIDRKCPTVNGATIGENIAGAEVIDPEIIRSVNNPVSQSGGTFVLQGNLAPSGCVVKPTAASPRLLNHTGPAVVFDNYGDLKAKLNDPEAGITADSVLILRNAGPQGGPGFPEWGMLPIPDHLLKQGVRDLVRISDARMSGTSYGTCILHVAPEAAVGGPLALVHTGDMIELNVEKRSLQLLVDDDELEKRRAAWKPAPARYTRGYGAMFLKYVTQADAGCDFDFLHHGADTPDPDIY, encoded by the coding sequence ATGACTTCCGATCCCTCTCAGAATTCCGAGTTGCCCAGTAGTCGCTGGTTCGATCCCGATAGCTTGCGTGGCTTCGGACATCGTTCGCGATTGAAAGGTATGGGCTATGACGACGAAGACTTCCGTGGCAAGCCGGTCGTCGCGATTCTTAACACCTGGAGCGATCTGAACACGTGCCACTCGCACTTTCCGGAACGCGTAAAAGAGGTGAAACGCGGTATCTGGCAAATGGGTGGATTTCCGGTAGAGATCCCCGTCATGTCGCTCGGCGAGATGATGATGAAGCCAACGACTATGCTCTATCGCAATTTGCTGGCGATGGAAACGGAAGAGGTCTTACGCTGTCATCCCATCGATGCTGCCGTGCTGATGGGCGGGTGTGACAAGACCGTCCCGGCAATGATCATGGGAGCGATTTCTGCAAACCGTCCTGCCATCTTCCTACCAGCCGGACCGATGCTGAAAGCGCGCTGGAAAGATCAAACGCTGGGCAGCGGAAGCGACGCTTGGAAGTACTGGGACGAACGTCGAGCTGGCAACCTGTGTGATGAATCTTGGGGCGAGATCGAAAACTGCATCGCTCGTTCAGCCGGGACATGCATGACTATGGGAACCGCGTCGACGATGGCTGCAATCGCTGAGTCGATGGGAATGACGCTTCCCGGGGCTTCGTCCGTTCCAGCGGTCATCGCAGAACATTCTCGTCTGGCAGTTGCCACGGGGCGCCGAGCTGTCGAAATGGCGAAAGAAAACTTGCGTCCCTCGGACATTCTGAACGGGGCATCGTTTGATAACGCCATTGTCACTAGCATGGCCATTGGCGGGTCGACCAATGCAATCGTGCACATTATCGCCATGGCTCGCCGAGCCGGAATTCCGTTGACACTGGAGCGATTCGACGAGCTATCGCGAACGACACCGGTGCTAGCCAACGTACGTCCGGCTGGTAAGTTCCTGATGGAAGACTTCTTTGATGCTGGCGGTTTGCGGGCGCTGCTTTCGGAATTAGGTTCGCATATTGATCGCAAATGTCCGACGGTTAATGGCGCGACAATTGGTGAGAATATCGCCGGGGCGGAAGTGATCGATCCGGAAATCATTCGTTCAGTTAATAATCCGGTTTCTCAGAGTGGTGGTACGTTCGTCCTGCAAGGGAATCTGGCTCCTTCCGGCTGTGTGGTGAAGCCTACGGCTGCCTCGCCGCGACTGCTGAATCATACAGGGCCTGCGGTTGTGTTTGATAACTACGGTGACCTCAAAGCGAAGCTCAACGATCCTGAAGCAGGTATCACGGCCGATAGTGTCCTCATTTTGCGTAACGCTGGTCCGCAAGGTGGACCCGGCTTTCCTGAATGGGGCATGCTGCCTATTCCGGATCACTTGCTGAAGCAGGGTGTACGCGACTTGGTACGAATTTCCGATGCCCGAATGAGTGGCACGAGCTACGGAACATGTATTTTACATGTAGCCCCCGAGGCGGCGGTCGGAGGACCACTTGCCCTGGTCCACACTGGAGACATGATCGAACTCAATGTCGAGAAGCGTTCGTTGCAACTGTTGGTCGATGACGACGAGCTCGAGAAGCGACGTGCCGCCTGGAAACCTGCTCCGGCACGTTACACGCGTGGCTACGGAGCAATGTTCCTAAAATATGTCACCCAGGCCGATGCCGGCTGTGACTTTGACTTTCTACATCACGGCGCCGACACGCCGGATCCCGATATTTACTGA
- a CDS encoding GntP family permease: MIAIVLGMLIVLSGVLFLRLHAFLALFFGALVVAAATSPHSISDSALQHTTATIAQVSGRRVTLTDVGSDLGSEAGAYYLVDATDDTGKLVGPSIVWVENFEGSEDERFANLGQPLPGDLNVSKAWLVSQENYAQATKLAKNSAINRVASALGSTFGKIGILIAMASIIGQCLLASGAAERIVLGIRQAMGERWTTPAFVISSFVLAIPVFFDTVFLLMLPLARAMARRTGRDYLMYVMSIIVGGTLAHSLVPPTPGPLFVATELNVSIGAMVIGGIGVGFWGVVAGYLYMVWANRRWDIPLRMTEEAAVAGGTLPENEQLPGFTISILPVFVPIVLLAMKTVYQAVEPIDGGVLLDVVGATISFLGDKNIALSLGAVLAMLTLVGKPSVTWESLSKSVQKALADGGVVVLITCAGGAFGEMIRQTNIGATIADALPASAGGLGLLVTAFVITLLIRVIQGSATVAMITAIGIVVPVANQMGLPFHPVFLALAIGCGSKPLPWMNDSGFWVISRMSGFTEKETLKTFSVLLTIMGVVSFLATLVFAMFSIWLTSNG, from the coding sequence ATGATCGCGATTGTACTGGGAATGCTGATCGTCCTTAGTGGCGTTCTGTTCCTCCGCCTGCACGCCTTCCTGGCGTTGTTTTTTGGTGCTCTAGTTGTTGCTGCGGCGACTTCCCCGCACTCAATTTCGGATAGCGCTCTGCAGCACACTACTGCCACCATTGCACAGGTAAGCGGCAGGCGAGTCACGCTAACCGACGTCGGCAGCGACCTTGGCAGTGAGGCTGGAGCTTATTATCTCGTTGACGCCACGGACGACACAGGCAAACTTGTCGGTCCCAGCATTGTCTGGGTCGAGAACTTTGAAGGCAGTGAAGATGAAAGGTTCGCGAATCTCGGACAACCGCTGCCGGGCGACTTGAACGTCAGCAAGGCTTGGTTGGTGTCGCAGGAGAACTACGCTCAGGCCACCAAGCTCGCCAAGAATAGCGCGATTAATCGAGTGGCGAGTGCGCTTGGATCGACCTTCGGAAAGATCGGGATTTTGATCGCCATGGCCTCGATCATTGGCCAGTGCTTGCTTGCCAGTGGTGCGGCCGAGCGAATTGTGCTCGGAATCCGCCAGGCGATGGGGGAGCGATGGACGACGCCAGCGTTTGTGATCAGCAGTTTTGTGCTGGCCATCCCCGTCTTCTTTGACACCGTCTTCCTGCTAATGCTGCCGTTAGCCCGCGCCATGGCAAGGCGAACCGGGCGCGACTACTTGATGTACGTGATGTCGATTATTGTCGGCGGAACGTTGGCCCATTCTTTAGTGCCGCCTACGCCTGGGCCGCTGTTCGTCGCAACCGAGCTCAACGTGAGCATTGGTGCCATGGTCATTGGAGGCATTGGAGTCGGATTTTGGGGTGTCGTCGCAGGCTATTTGTACATGGTGTGGGCGAATCGTCGGTGGGATATTCCACTGCGTATGACGGAGGAAGCGGCGGTCGCCGGAGGCACATTGCCAGAGAATGAGCAATTGCCAGGGTTCACAATTTCCATCTTGCCAGTCTTCGTGCCGATTGTTTTGTTAGCGATGAAGACGGTCTATCAGGCGGTCGAGCCAATCGACGGCGGAGTTCTTCTTGATGTTGTTGGAGCCACGATTTCGTTCTTGGGGGACAAGAATATCGCACTATCCCTCGGGGCTGTATTGGCCATGTTAACACTGGTCGGCAAGCCCAGTGTTACTTGGGAGTCACTAAGCAAATCGGTTCAGAAAGCGCTCGCCGATGGGGGCGTCGTCGTATTGATTACCTGTGCCGGTGGTGCCTTCGGCGAGATGATCCGGCAGACGAATATCGGTGCAACGATCGCGGACGCACTTCCTGCCTCAGCCGGAGGGCTTGGTCTGTTAGTGACTGCTTTCGTGATTACCTTGCTGATTCGCGTAATTCAGGGGTCCGCCACAGTGGCTATGATCACGGCCATTGGTATTGTCGTGCCGGTAGCAAATCAAATGGGGCTGCCGTTTCATCCCGTGTTTTTGGCGCTCGCGATCGGTTGTGGATCGAAACCCCTTCCTTGGATGAACGACAGTGGCTTTTGGGTGATTAGCAGAATGAGTGGATTTACCGAAAAGGAGACGTTAAAGACGTTTTCGGTATTGCTGACGATCATGGGTGTTGTGTCGTTCCTGGCGACCTTGGTTTTTGCTATGTTTTCCATTTGGTTAACCTCCAATGGTTGA
- a CDS encoding DUF1501 domain-containing protein yields MKSSISLSRRQFVKTSLGGCLSIGVGTAVPSFLANALGEQVKQDENILVVVQLTGGNDGLNTVVPFQDDAYYKARPKLGIAAKDLLKEGGELGLHPSLRGFHELMQEGTASVVQGVGYPNPNRSHFESMDIWHTCLRKDKKRSDGWLGRYVDQNNGSLSEDVPALHVGGGKQPLALATRNVRVPSLNKLTDFQLQGNHQEVIEAVLETELTSPASEKGGLLDFVQSSTTSAISASKRVSDAVQQYRPEFKYPETDLARKLSTVAQLINSGLKTSVYYVELDGFDTHAEQVDTHAILLRDWSDAVSAFMKDLKARDHADRVCVMTFSEFGRRVAENASGGTDHGAAGPMLICGGKVKSGFLGQTPDLTDLDDGDIQHQIDFRQVYAGILRDWLHVSPREVILGQFPPLSLFS; encoded by the coding sequence ATGAAATCCTCGATCTCCCTCAGCCGCCGACAGTTCGTGAAGACCTCGCTGGGAGGTTGCCTTTCCATAGGCGTAGGAACCGCGGTGCCGTCTTTTCTTGCGAACGCCTTGGGCGAGCAAGTGAAACAAGATGAAAACATCCTGGTCGTCGTCCAACTTACCGGGGGAAACGATGGTTTGAATACCGTCGTTCCGTTTCAGGACGATGCCTACTACAAGGCGCGGCCGAAGCTTGGCATTGCGGCGAAAGACTTATTGAAGGAAGGTGGCGAGCTTGGTCTGCACCCATCTCTTCGTGGCTTTCATGAATTGATGCAAGAAGGTACTGCTTCGGTCGTTCAAGGCGTGGGATACCCAAATCCGAATCGCTCCCACTTCGAGTCGATGGATATCTGGCATACATGTCTGCGAAAAGACAAAAAACGTAGCGACGGTTGGCTTGGCCGCTACGTCGATCAAAATAACGGATCCCTGTCGGAAGATGTTCCGGCCCTGCATGTAGGTGGAGGCAAGCAGCCGTTGGCATTGGCGACGCGAAATGTTCGTGTTCCTTCACTCAACAAGCTGACTGATTTTCAATTGCAGGGTAATCATCAAGAAGTGATCGAAGCCGTATTGGAAACGGAGCTGACCTCACCCGCGTCAGAGAAGGGCGGACTCCTCGATTTCGTTCAGTCCAGTACAACCTCCGCAATCAGTGCAAGCAAACGTGTGTCCGATGCTGTACAGCAATATCGACCGGAATTCAAATATCCTGAGACCGATTTAGCGAGAAAGCTAAGTACGGTTGCTCAACTGATCAATTCTGGTTTGAAAACGAGCGTTTATTACGTCGAGCTCGATGGTTTCGATACGCACGCCGAACAAGTAGATACACACGCGATCTTGCTGCGGGATTGGAGCGACGCCGTGTCCGCTTTTATGAAGGATCTGAAAGCACGTGATCACGCGGATCGAGTTTGCGTTATGACATTCAGCGAATTCGGCCGCCGCGTCGCCGAGAATGCCAGCGGCGGAACCGACCATGGCGCGGCCGGACCGATGCTTATTTGTGGAGGTAAAGTCAAATCAGGATTCTTGGGGCAAACGCCCGACTTGACCGATCTGGATGACGGTGACATCCAACATCAAATCGACTTCCGCCAAGTTTACGCCGGTATCCTGCGCGATTGGCTACACGTTAGCCCTCGCGAAGTTATCTTAGGGCAGTTTCCGCCACTCTCGCTGTTCTCTTAG
- a CDS encoding DUF1800 family protein, protein MNDLRNIDPNTAWQPFVPSAEIPWTDRLAAHLFRRAGFGASFAELEEAAKKSPDQIVSEMIAKSRQEQEFRDVADTLAETVIPSGNARSLSAAWVYRLLRTPNPLQEKMTLFWHGHFATSAEKVKDPRMMWEQNQLLRKNALGNFGSLVQAISKDPAMLVYLDSTSNRKAHPNENYAREVMELFCLGEGHYTEVDVQELARCFTGWEIKNHRFRKNRYQHDGSEKSILGKTGEFGGEEGVAIVIQQEATPQFICRKLVRFFVCDEPELSDEFIAPLVRTMQDNDLEIAPVVSQILTSQFFYSKHAVGRKIKSPVEFMIGTMRCLEASGNTQQIAEGLMQAGQGLFYPPSVKGWDGGRTWINSSTLLARANLAQRILNDTVTKFHGENLGDYLRTYDIDTPIQLIPWFNRLTMTAPLDPIIEKQIIDRIPANEARDEKSLRGIVEVIAALPAYHLA, encoded by the coding sequence ATGAACGATCTTCGCAATATTGATCCCAATACGGCTTGGCAACCGTTCGTCCCATCGGCGGAAATTCCCTGGACGGACCGGTTAGCGGCACACCTATTTCGCCGAGCTGGCTTCGGCGCGTCTTTCGCGGAACTCGAGGAAGCAGCCAAAAAGTCGCCGGACCAAATCGTGTCGGAAATGATTGCGAAGAGTCGCCAAGAACAAGAATTTCGCGACGTTGCCGACACCCTGGCGGAAACCGTGATCCCTAGTGGGAACGCGCGTAGCTTGTCGGCGGCTTGGGTTTATCGCCTACTTCGAACGCCCAATCCCTTGCAAGAGAAGATGACGCTGTTCTGGCACGGTCACTTTGCCACGAGTGCGGAAAAAGTCAAAGACCCACGAATGATGTGGGAGCAAAATCAGTTGCTCCGCAAGAATGCGTTAGGCAACTTCGGATCGCTCGTTCAGGCGATTTCCAAAGATCCAGCGATGCTTGTCTATCTCGATTCGACCTCCAATCGAAAGGCGCATCCCAACGAAAACTACGCCAGGGAAGTGATGGAACTGTTTTGCCTTGGCGAAGGGCACTACACCGAAGTGGACGTTCAAGAGTTAGCCCGTTGTTTCACTGGTTGGGAGATCAAGAATCATCGCTTTCGTAAGAATCGCTACCAGCACGACGGAAGCGAGAAGTCCATTCTCGGTAAGACGGGAGAATTTGGTGGAGAGGAAGGCGTTGCCATCGTCATCCAGCAGGAAGCAACACCCCAGTTCATTTGCCGAAAACTGGTTCGCTTTTTTGTCTGCGATGAACCGGAGTTGTCGGACGAGTTTATTGCTCCTCTGGTGCGAACAATGCAAGACAACGATCTAGAGATCGCTCCCGTCGTATCGCAAATACTTACCAGTCAGTTCTTCTACTCTAAGCACGCGGTGGGACGAAAGATCAAATCACCCGTCGAGTTCATGATCGGAACAATGCGCTGCCTAGAAGCCAGCGGCAATACCCAACAGATTGCCGAAGGGCTGATGCAAGCTGGTCAAGGATTGTTCTACCCACCGAGCGTGAAAGGCTGGGACGGGGGACGAACCTGGATTAATTCGTCGACTCTTCTGGCTCGTGCAAATTTGGCGCAGCGAATACTCAATGATACTGTGACGAAGTTTCATGGTGAAAACCTTGGCGACTATCTCCGAACGTATGACATTGACACACCAATTCAACTAATCCCTTGGTTCAATCGACTCACGATGACTGCGCCATTGGACCCGATTATCGAAAAACAGATTATCGATCGAATTCCGGCGAATGAAGCTCGGGATGAGAAGTCACTGCGAGGAATTGTGGAAGTTATCGCGGCGCTACCTGCCTATCACTTAGCCTAA
- a CDS encoding dihydrodipicolinate synthase family protein: MGSSDSISDRQGAGDSSRTSMPGAAPMPPTWVTDRLRAGIAIPAHPLALTINRKLDERRQRALTRYYHAAGAGGLAVGVHTSQFEIRQPKHGLFQPMLELAALTTKEQDERASRQTVLIAGICGETAQAVTEARLARDIGYHVGMISLGALPNASDEELIAHCSAVASVLPVFGFYMQTAVGGRVLSQEFWRRLAELPNLIGIKMAPFNRYQTLDVLRGVANSGRAEEIALYTGNDDNILVDLLTPFEIAGDSQTINLRIVGGLLGHWACWTLKAVQQLQLCQRAWKERKMPSSLLTIAGQVTECNAALFDVRHRFRGCIAGIHYVLQQQGLLENLICLDPAEKLSPGQQEEIDRVRAAYPHLVDDDFVAEHLDEWMS, from the coding sequence ATGGGAAGTTCTGACTCGATCAGCGACCGACAAGGTGCTGGCGACAGTTCTAGAACTTCCATGCCAGGGGCTGCTCCAATGCCGCCGACTTGGGTTACCGATCGGTTACGCGCGGGGATCGCGATCCCCGCTCATCCTTTAGCACTTACAATCAATCGCAAGCTGGATGAACGACGACAGCGAGCATTGACGCGATATTATCACGCGGCCGGCGCTGGAGGTTTGGCGGTCGGTGTTCATACCTCGCAGTTCGAAATCCGACAGCCGAAGCATGGTCTATTCCAACCAATGTTGGAACTTGCCGCCCTGACCACCAAAGAGCAGGATGAGAGGGCCAGTCGGCAAACCGTCCTGATCGCCGGCATCTGCGGTGAGACTGCTCAGGCGGTGACCGAAGCTAGACTGGCTCGCGACATTGGGTATCACGTCGGAATGATCTCGCTCGGGGCGTTACCGAACGCCAGTGATGAGGAACTTATTGCCCACTGTTCGGCCGTTGCCAGCGTCTTACCAGTTTTCGGCTTTTACATGCAAACCGCCGTAGGAGGGCGTGTTCTCTCCCAAGAGTTCTGGCGTCGACTGGCGGAACTTCCAAATCTCATCGGTATCAAGATGGCACCGTTCAATCGATATCAGACATTGGATGTTCTGCGAGGTGTGGCTAATTCTGGAAGAGCAGAAGAGATCGCGCTTTATACCGGGAACGACGACAATATCCTCGTCGATCTTCTAACGCCATTTGAGATCGCTGGCGATTCGCAAACCATCAATTTACGAATCGTGGGTGGGCTGCTGGGGCACTGGGCTTGTTGGACTCTGAAGGCCGTCCAGCAATTGCAATTATGCCAGCGTGCGTGGAAGGAACGGAAAATGCCATCGAGTTTGTTGACGATTGCAGGTCAGGTAACGGAGTGCAACGCCGCACTTTTTGATGTTCGCCATCGTTTCCGCGGATGTATCGCAGGTATTCATTACGTTCTGCAGCAGCAGGGTTTGCTCGAAAACCTTATCTGTCTTGATCCTGCCGAGAAACTTTCACCAGGTCAGCAAGAAGAAATCGATCGAGTCCGCGCGGCCTATCCACATCTGGTCGACGACGATTTCGTGGCGGAACATCTCGACGAGTGGATGTCTTGA
- a CDS encoding NAD-dependent epimerase/dehydratase family protein — MTSFAEIPNTITNEQQLDDVLTSPSPKLVEFVRALKGDILILGAGGKMGPSLAVLAKRAIEAAGSSSSVIAVSRFSDAASRRWLDERGVITHSANLLDRTAVQQIPDAENVLYMVGTKFGTSQNPSFTWAINTIASGQVMERFATSRFVALSTGNIYPFVPTNSGGATEAGPVEPVGEYANAALGRERMFQYFSHRNNTPVTLMRLNYAVDLRYGVLTDIGLRVLSGEPVDVRNGYLNCIWQGDANDAIIRALAVAESPPTLLNLTGPETLSVRNIAERFGELLDRPVRFTGEEAESALLSNSAKCCEQLGVPSVTSDTMIRWTANWLANDGRLLNKPTHFEVRDGKF, encoded by the coding sequence ATGACATCCTTCGCTGAGATTCCCAACACCATTACCAATGAGCAGCAGCTCGATGACGTGCTGACGTCCCCAAGTCCTAAACTGGTAGAGTTCGTCCGAGCATTGAAAGGGGACATCTTAATACTGGGTGCGGGCGGAAAGATGGGACCATCGCTGGCCGTACTCGCCAAACGGGCGATTGAAGCGGCTGGGAGTTCATCTTCCGTAATTGCCGTGAGTCGCTTTTCTGACGCGGCTTCGCGAAGGTGGCTCGACGAACGTGGCGTGATAACGCATTCCGCAAACCTTCTCGATCGTACCGCAGTGCAGCAGATCCCGGATGCCGAGAATGTACTGTACATGGTTGGTACCAAGTTTGGGACGAGTCAGAACCCATCCTTTACCTGGGCGATCAACACGATTGCCAGCGGCCAGGTAATGGAACGCTTTGCTACCTCGCGGTTTGTGGCTCTTTCGACTGGCAACATTTATCCGTTTGTTCCTACAAATTCTGGAGGCGCTACAGAAGCGGGACCAGTGGAGCCTGTCGGAGAATACGCAAACGCGGCGCTTGGTCGTGAGCGGATGTTTCAATATTTCTCGCATCGAAACAACACACCCGTCACGCTGATGCGATTGAACTATGCCGTCGACCTGCGGTACGGTGTGCTGACCGATATCGGGTTGCGAGTTTTATCCGGCGAACCGGTCGACGTCCGAAATGGCTATCTCAATTGTATTTGGCAAGGAGATGCGAACGATGCGATCATCCGCGCCTTGGCCGTCGCCGAAAGTCCGCCGACCCTATTGAATCTTACCGGCCCGGAGACTCTTTCGGTCCGAAATATTGCGGAACGCTTTGGTGAGTTACTTGATCGCCCTGTGAGGTTTACCGGAGAAGAAGCGGAATCGGCGCTGCTAAGCAACTCAGCGAAATGCTGCGAGCAGTTGGGCGTACCATCGGTTACGTCCGATACGATGATTCGGTGGACGGCAAACTGGCTGGCCAACGATGGTCGTTTGCTCAACAAGCCGACTCACTTTGAGGTGCGTGATGGGAAGTTCTGA
- a CDS encoding sodium:calcium antiporter — MAENVVADEGDDEGGDWYGVAVAALATTLLIVFWLINWELPFLLLAVVVISIVIWQACDPFADAAQWVGTTLGVPGSVRGATLDAVASSLPELFSGIFFVVLAIASVDPSNSTALEAAGAEGFGATIATCAGSAVYNMILIPAIVTMTIAAYRKSRPTIDVEDEVLARDGVWFLVCELVLLGCLYQDAMQWWMGVILILMYFFYIGQLYRDTMIYRQRVKYIAHYLNANGLETATATVVSDLAKQDHKVHPLLVDKIRDEIKSGEVEGEEEVEEVPDGAGALFGFVEIPLNGITATLILVISTALAAGACYFLVEVTRDTAHTLGVPTFFVAVILAAAASSVPDTFLSIGSAMRGDDSGAVSNAFGSNIFDICICLSVPLLVNSYLVGWGPVSLTQDGEPIAGLVGLRISLFVLTGITLAIMWHNRQLTFRKSLILCVLYGLFITYAVLGSLGILVV, encoded by the coding sequence ATGGCTGAAAACGTGGTGGCGGATGAAGGAGATGATGAAGGGGGCGACTGGTACGGAGTGGCGGTAGCCGCGTTGGCGACGACACTGCTAATCGTATTTTGGTTGATCAACTGGGAGCTACCTTTCTTATTGCTTGCGGTGGTCGTAATTTCGATCGTCATCTGGCAGGCCTGCGATCCGTTTGCCGACGCTGCTCAGTGGGTTGGAACGACACTTGGTGTTCCCGGATCTGTTCGCGGCGCGACATTAGATGCCGTAGCAAGTAGTTTGCCGGAGCTTTTCAGTGGGATCTTCTTCGTGGTGTTGGCGATCGCTTCGGTCGATCCCAGTAACTCAACTGCCCTGGAAGCGGCAGGCGCTGAGGGATTCGGAGCGACGATTGCAACGTGCGCCGGAAGTGCCGTCTATAACATGATTTTGATTCCCGCGATCGTAACAATGACGATCGCTGCTTACCGGAAATCACGACCGACTATCGATGTCGAGGACGAAGTTCTCGCGCGGGATGGGGTTTGGTTTCTTGTCTGCGAACTGGTGCTCTTAGGTTGTCTGTACCAAGATGCCATGCAGTGGTGGATGGGAGTCATATTGATCTTGATGTACTTCTTCTATATCGGGCAGCTGTACCGCGACACGATGATCTATCGCCAACGGGTGAAATACATCGCTCACTATTTGAACGCGAATGGACTAGAGACGGCCACCGCTACTGTCGTTTCCGACCTGGCAAAGCAGGACCACAAGGTTCATCCCTTACTGGTCGATAAGATCCGCGACGAAATCAAATCCGGCGAAGTTGAAGGCGAAGAGGAGGTTGAAGAAGTACCAGACGGCGCAGGTGCTCTTTTCGGCTTCGTCGAAATCCCCTTGAACGGGATCACGGCAACTTTGATTTTGGTGATCAGTACCGCGCTCGCTGCCGGGGCGTGTTACTTCCTGGTCGAGGTCACCCGAGACACGGCTCATACGCTGGGCGTACCGACGTTCTTCGTGGCGGTGATCTTAGCCGCAGCGGCCTCGAGTGTACCAGATACATTCCTCTCGATTGGGTCGGCCATGCGTGGTGATGACTCAGGGGCGGTCTCCAATGCCTTCGGTTCGAACATATTTGATATCTGCATCTGCCTTTCGGTCCCGCTGCTGGTTAACTCCTACCTGGTGGGGTGGGGACCGGTCTCGCTTACGCAAGACGGTGAACCGATCGCTGGTTTGGTTGGTCTGCGTATCAGCTTGTTCGTGCTGACCGGGATTACACTCGCTATTATGTGGCACAACCGTCAATTGACATTCCGCAAGTCGCTGATTCTTTGCGTGCTTTACGGGCTGTTTATCACCTACGCTGTGCTCGGATCGCTTGGGATTCTCGTCGTGTGA
- a CDS encoding YebC/PmpR family DNA-binding transcriptional regulator, which produces MGRSFENRKHSIAKTAAQKSKLYSKYGKMLYVAAKNGVPDPESNPSLKSMIEKAKREQVPAHVIDKAIEKARGTGGEDYSESRYEGFGPGGTSVIVDCLTDNPNRTITDVRNCFNKSGAKLGMAGSVAHLFDHLAVFSFKQGDHDSDQILEAMLEADVNVDDVEDENGQLTVFAASGDFFKAKQALLELNPDTEFDVQEIAFVPQSNTELSGDDAGAFEKFLDMLHDCEDVQHVYHNAQLPEEE; this is translated from the coding sequence ATGGGAAGAAGTTTCGAAAACCGGAAGCATTCGATCGCCAAGACGGCGGCTCAGAAGTCCAAGCTCTACTCGAAATACGGCAAAATGCTGTATGTTGCCGCCAAAAACGGCGTGCCAGATCCGGAATCAAATCCGAGCCTCAAGAGCATGATAGAAAAGGCCAAGCGAGAGCAGGTTCCGGCCCACGTGATCGACAAGGCGATTGAAAAGGCCAGGGGAACTGGCGGCGAGGACTACTCCGAGTCGCGATACGAGGGATTTGGTCCAGGCGGAACCTCGGTAATTGTCGACTGTTTGACCGATAATCCGAATCGCACCATTACCGATGTTCGCAATTGCTTTAACAAGAGCGGGGCGAAATTAGGCATGGCAGGGTCGGTCGCTCACTTGTTCGATCATCTGGCGGTCTTCTCTTTTAAACAGGGAGACCACGATTCAGATCAAATTTTAGAGGCCATGCTCGAGGCCGATGTCAATGTCGACGACGTCGAAGACGAGAATGGCCAACTCACCGTATTTGCCGCCTCGGGCGACTTCTTCAAGGCTAAGCAAGCGTTACTCGAACTCAATCCCGATACGGAGTTCGATGTTCAGGAAATTGCATTTGTGCCCCAGTCCAATACAGAACTGTCAGGGGACGATGCCGGGGCATTCGAAAAGTTTCTCGACATGCTACACGATTGCGAAGACGTGCAGCACGTGTATCACAACGCCCAGCTTCCCGAAGAAGAATAA